The following are encoded in a window of Penicillium oxalicum strain HP7-1 chromosome II, whole genome shotgun sequence genomic DNA:
- a CDS encoding Sulfite efflux pump SSU1, producing MECSQETPASGDPAAHAEQVYLPRHDQGWRRAVRNFTPAWFSVNMGTGIVSILLNTLPYNAQWLYYLSIVIFVLNVVLFVIILATTLLRYILYPEIFRVMINHPVQSLFLGTFPMGLATLINMFCFVCVPAWGSGAAFFIWAIWIFDAVVSVVVAIAIPFILTTNQGASDLSSMTAAWLLPIVSCVVAAASGAIVADVLPSASLALATILASYILWGIGVPLALMVICVYLQRLMFHKLPPKAMLVSVFLPLGPLGQGGFGIQRLGKVSQKIFPQTHTFGSNTGDIFYSVGSMIGIFMWAFGLVWLSFAVATLLVTKKFPFNMGWWALTFPLGVFTTCTCTLGSDLPSRFFSILGTIFSVAVVLMWLVVSFHTIKGVARGDIFVAPCLKDLRIAESRTNEKV from the exons ATGGAGTGCAGTCAAGAAACCCCAGCTTCTGGTGATCCTGCAGCACATGCTGAACAGGTGTATCTGCCAAGACACGACCAAGGTTGGCGTCGAGCCGTTCGCAATTTCACCCCCGC CTGGTTCTCTGTGAACATGGGAACGGGCATTGTTTCGATCCTCCTCAATACCTTGCCATACAATGCTCAATGGCTCTACTATCTTTCGATTGTTATTTTTGTCCTGAATGTGGTTCTGTTTGTGATCATACTTGCGACTACATTACTTCGGTACATACTCTATCCGGAAATCTTCAGGGTCATGATCAATCACCCTGTGCAGTCCCTGTTCCTGGGAACATTCCCCATGGGTCTGGCGACGCTCATCAATATGTTCTGCTTTGTTTGCGTGCCTGCATGGGGGTCAGGGGCTGCCTTTTTCATCTGGGCCATTTGGATCTTCGATGCCGTGGTCTCTGTTGTTGTTGCGATTGCAATTCCTTTCATATT GACAACTAACCAGGGTGCCTCGGATCTCTCGTCTATGACCGCAGCATGGCTTCTTCCGATTGTGTCTTGTGTCGTCGCGGCTGCCTCTGGGGCTATTGTCGCAGACGTCCTGCCCAGCGCATCGCTCGCCCTGGCGACCATCCTGGCCAGTTACATTCTCTGGGGCATCGGAGTCCCTCTGGCCTTGATGGTTATATGTGTTTACTTGCAACGCCTCATGTTCCACAAACTACCACCAAAAGCGATGCTCGTCAGCGTCTTCCTTCCCCTTGGTCCACTAGGCCAGGGTGGATTTGG AATTCAACGGTTGGGCAAGGTCTCTCAGAAGATATTCCCTCAAACCCACACCTTCGGCTCCAATACTGGTGACATATTCTACAGTGTGGGATCAATGATCGGCATTTTCATGTGGGCCTTCGGACTGGTGTGGCTTTCCTTTGCAGTTGCTACCTTGCTCGTAACCAAAAAGTTCCCGTTCAATATGGGCTGGTGGGCGCTGACCTTCCCGTTGGGAGTCTTCACCACATGTACCTGTACTTTGGGGAGCGATCTCCCATCgcgtttcttctccatccttGGCACG ATTTTCTCTGTTGCTGTCGTGTTGATGTGGCTGGTCGTGAGCTTCCACACGATCAAGGGTGTTGCCCGCGGTGACATATTTGTTGCCCCATGCTTGAAAGATCTCAGAATCGCTGAATCGCGCACAAACGAAAAAGTATGA
- a CDS encoding Cytochrome c1, producing MLGRSLPRVAARAFARQPVGKSTRASSTAAGADAASSPFYLTLTASLATAAAAGSAAWYYHLYGQEAFAMTPAEEGLHATHYPWVHQRFNKTFDHAALRRGFQVYREVCASCHSLTRVPWRSFVGVMHTVDEMKAMAEENEYDTEPNDQGDIEKRPGKLSDYIPAPYKNDEAARAANGGALPPDLSLIIKGRHGGCDYVFNLLTGYPDEAPAGATVAEGMNFNPYFPGTGIAMGRVLYDGVVEYEDGTPATTSQMAKDVVEFLNWAAEPEMDDRKKMGVKAITLLTGLFAISIWVKRYKWAPIKSRKIVYSPPIAPRR from the exons ATGCTGGGCCGTTCCCTTCCACGCGTGGCCGCCCGGGCCTTTGCTCGCCAGCCTGTCGGCAAGTCCACG CGTGCTTCATCCACCGCTGCCGGTGCCGATGCCGCAAGCTCCCCCTTCTACCTTACCCTCACTGCCTCGCTTGCTACCGCCGCGGCTGCCGGTTCCGCCGCCTGGTACTACCACCTCTATGGTCAAGAGGCCTTCGCCATGACCCCTGCCGAGGAGGG TCTGCACGCCACTCACTATCCCTGGGTTCACCAGCGCTTCAACAAGACCTTTGATCACGCCGC CCTTCGTCGTGGTTTCCAGGTTTACCGTGAAGTTTGCGCCAGCTGCCACTCCCTCACTCGTGTTCCCTGGCGCTCGTTCGTCGGTGTCATGCACACCGTCGATGAGATGAAGGCGATGGCCGAGGAGAACGAGTACGACACCGAGCCTAACGACCAGGGCGACATCGAGAAGCGTCCCGGCAAGCTGTCCGACTACATCCCCGCTCCCTACAAGAACGATGAAGCCGCTCGTGCCGCCAACGGTGGTGCCCTTCCCCCAGATCTCAGCCTGATCATCAAGGGTCGTCACGGTGGCTGTGACTACGTTTTCAACCTTCTGACTGGTTACCCTGATGAGGCCCCCGCTGGTGCTACCGTCGCCGAGGGCATGAACTTCAACCCCTACTTCCCTGGCACCG GTATCGCCATGGGCCGTGTCCTTTACGACGGTGTCGTCGAGTACGAGGACGGCACTcccgccaccacctcccagATGGCCAAGGACGTGGTTGAGTTCCTGAACTGGGCTGCTGAGCCCGAGATGGATGACCGCAAGAAGATGGGTGTCAAGGCTATTACCCTCCTGACCGGTCTCTTCGCGATCAGTATCTGGGTCAAGCGCTACAAGTGGGCCCCTATCAAGTCGCGAAAGATTGTGTACAGCCCTCCCATCGCCCCTCGCCGCTAA
- a CDS encoding Phospho-2-dehydro-3-deoxyheptonate aldolase AMT16 produces the protein MSFFIENPHVGDHNNLEDSRIRGYNPLTPPNLLQHEISLTEKSRESVLKGRQEAVAIVHGTDTERQRLMVVIGPCSIHDPEMALEYCDRLMKMKEKYADDLLIVMRSYLEKPRTTVGWKGLINDPDIDNSFQINKGLRVSRQLFVDLTNKGMPIASEMLDTISPQFFSDCLSVGAVGARTTESQVHRELASGLSFPVGFKNGTDGSLDVAIDAIGAVQHPHHFLSVTKPGVASIVGTVGNPDCFVILRGGKKGPNYDAASIKEAKAKLEAKGVAPRLMVDCSHGNSEKNHKNQPKVAKVLSEQIAAGETAIMGVMIESNINEGNQKVPPEGKAGLKYGVSITDACINWEDTETTLETLAQAVRARREKLNGSA, from the exons ATGTCG TTCTTCATTGAAAATCCCCATGTCGGGGACCACAACAACCTGGAAGATTCACGAA TCCGCGGTTATAATCCCCTTACACCCCCCAACCTTCTTCAGCATGAAATCTCCTTGACGGAGAAGTCGCGGGAAAGCGTATTGAAGGGACGTCAGGAAGCGGTTGCGATCGTGCATGGTACTGATACCGAAAGGCAACGTCTGATGGTCGTGATCGGCCCTTGCTCGATTCACGACCCGGAGATGGCTTTGGAATACTGCGATCGAttgatgaaaatgaaggaGAAGTACGCTGATGACCTTCTGATCGTCATGCGCTCGTATCTCGAGAAGCCCCGAACGACAGTTGGCTGGAAGGGCTTGATCAACGACCCGGATATCGACAACAGCTTCCAAATCAACAAGGGTCTGCGCGTGTCTCGACAGCTCTTCGTCGATTTGACGAACAAGGGTATGCCCATTGCCAGCGAGATGCTTGACACCATCTCCCCTCAGTTCTTCTCCGACTGTCTTTCGGTCGGTGCGGTCGGTGCCCGGACCACCGAGTCTCAGGTTCACCGTGAGCTGGCCTCCGGTCTGTCCTTCCCCGTCGGTTTCAAGAACGGCACGGACGGCTCGCTCGATGTCGCAATCGATGCTATTGGCGCCGTTCAACACCCTCACCACTTCCTTTCAGTCACCAAGCCTGGTGTTGCCTCCATCGTCGGAACCGTTGGCAATCCGGATTGCTTCGTCATTCTCCGTGGCGGCAAGAAGGGCCCCAACTATGATGCCGCTAGCATCAAGGAAGCTAAGGCCAAGCTGGAGGCCAAGGGTGTCGCTCCTCGTCTGATGGTTGACTGCAGCCATGGTAACTCCGAGAAGAACCACAAGAACCAGCCCAAGGTCGCCAAAGTGCTCAGTGAGCAGATCGCCGCGGGCGAAACTGCAATCATGGGTGTCATGATTGAGAGCAATATCAACGAGG GCAACCAAAAAGTCCCGCCCGAGGGCAAGGCTGGTCTCAAATACGGAGTGAGCATTACTGACGCCTGCATCAACTGGGAGGACACCGAGACAACACTAGAGACGTTGGCTCAGGCCGTACGTGCTCGGAGGGAGAAACTCAACGGTAGCGCTTAA